A single region of the Jatrophihabitans sp. GAS493 genome encodes:
- a CDS encoding S8 family serine peptidase, which produces MAPGSSMVALKVFSNALLTAPTSTIIQAIDWAVNVDHVDILNESFGSNPYPDNATDPISAFNHDAVDAGVTVVASTGDAGGGSTLGTASTDPWVIGVGASTSEQVYAQQSAYGFQLGNGKYTSNQLSSLSSGGISQTQRVQDLTAPGDLNWSLCSDRQLPSGDQQYGCFDNKGDPSNLEVFGGTSESAPLAAGAAALVVQAYRKTHQGASPTPQQVRQVLDSSADDLGLPADLQGAGLLNSYRAVQLAASLGAAPNTGQNLLLDQTQVKGVAGPEGTITKQIKVTNDGAGTQRVSAVLRNVSTQTASQQKTVNLSASAPTHTFVDAIGVTRSYVTTTFKVAPGVDRLASTISWDGPGQIVRLSLLDPQGTFSGYSLPQGAGNFGRVELHSPAAGTWTAIIWTSATSAGYTGPATLTTTSYEAASGGGWVSPASFTLAAGQTRTLTITTHTPRTTTAASSIVLTGAFGQTTTASIVTRTVLSLQPGRGTTFTGTFSTANGRDYSPGQTKTYFFSVPRGAAGLDFRITLPGATANEVVAHLSDPSGEPLSTVLNETPDGVIGTGIEVTRANPTAGIWQLTLELVNPVLGTRLPEDYSGVARLSTTPVNAAGVPNSAGSVISKHNGSTQTITIHNTGPQAQTYFLDPRGQSEQTYPLVAAEAATTDPFTASIALPLPSESVPGWLVPTEGSKLVVGASATDPITFDIMPLDSPTALNAPSSPDIESSTGTGATAVHTASPIASALWAAFPSLIGPAPADGSAPGSVSMQATIKARTFYADYTSSTGDPLLATVSASPPAAAPVTVPAGGSATVTLHLNPTATVGSIERGTIFVDTLQPFAAVGTSGYADEVASVPFTFRVGV; this is translated from the coding sequence ATGGCTCCCGGCTCGTCGATGGTGGCGCTGAAGGTCTTCTCGAATGCGCTGCTGACCGCTCCGACGTCCACGATCATCCAGGCCATCGACTGGGCGGTGAACGTCGACCACGTCGATATCCTCAACGAATCATTCGGCTCGAACCCGTACCCGGACAACGCGACCGACCCGATCAGCGCCTTCAACCACGACGCGGTGGACGCCGGAGTGACAGTAGTGGCCAGCACCGGCGACGCGGGCGGCGGCAGCACCCTCGGCACCGCCTCCACCGATCCCTGGGTGATCGGCGTCGGAGCCAGCACGTCCGAGCAGGTCTACGCCCAGCAGAGCGCGTACGGCTTCCAGTTGGGCAACGGCAAGTACACCAGCAACCAGCTCTCCTCGCTCTCCTCCGGCGGCATCTCGCAGACGCAGCGGGTTCAGGACCTCACCGCCCCCGGTGACCTGAACTGGTCGCTCTGCTCGGACCGGCAGTTGCCCTCGGGCGACCAGCAGTACGGCTGCTTCGACAACAAGGGCGACCCGAGCAACCTGGAGGTGTTCGGCGGAACCAGCGAGTCGGCTCCGCTCGCCGCCGGCGCGGCGGCACTGGTCGTGCAGGCCTACCGTAAGACCCACCAAGGCGCCTCGCCGACGCCGCAGCAGGTGCGGCAGGTACTGGACAGCAGCGCCGACGACCTCGGTCTTCCGGCCGATCTGCAGGGCGCCGGGCTGCTCAACAGCTACCGGGCCGTGCAGCTCGCGGCCAGCCTCGGTGCGGCACCGAACACCGGGCAGAACCTGCTCCTCGACCAGACCCAGGTCAAGGGCGTGGCCGGCCCGGAAGGCACGATCACCAAGCAGATCAAGGTAACCAACGACGGAGCCGGCACCCAGCGCGTCAGTGCAGTGCTGCGAAACGTGAGCACCCAGACCGCCTCCCAGCAGAAGACGGTCAACCTCTCGGCCTCGGCGCCGACGCATACCTTCGTCGACGCGATCGGGGTCACCCGCTCGTATGTGACCACGACATTCAAGGTGGCGCCCGGAGTGGACCGGCTGGCCTCGACGATCAGCTGGGACGGCCCCGGGCAGATCGTGCGACTCAGCCTCCTCGACCCGCAGGGGACCTTCAGCGGCTACTCGCTGCCCCAGGGCGCCGGGAACTTCGGCCGGGTCGAACTGCACTCACCGGCGGCCGGCACCTGGACGGCCATCATCTGGACCTCGGCCACCTCGGCCGGCTACACCGGCCCGGCGACGCTGACGACCACCTCCTACGAAGCGGCCTCGGGCGGCGGCTGGGTGAGCCCGGCCAGTTTCACCCTGGCCGCCGGTCAGACGCGCACGCTGACCATCACCACCCACACACCGCGAACCACCACGGCGGCCTCATCCATCGTGCTCACCGGCGCCTTCGGTCAGACCACGACCGCGTCGATCGTGACGCGCACCGTGCTCTCGCTGCAGCCGGGTCGAGGCACCACGTTTACCGGCACATTCTCCACGGCGAACGGCCGGGACTACTCGCCCGGGCAGACGAAGACATATTTCTTCAGCGTGCCCCGCGGGGCGGCTGGTCTGGACTTCCGGATCACGCTGCCCGGTGCCACCGCGAACGAGGTGGTGGCCCACCTCTCCGATCCGTCGGGCGAGCCACTCTCCACCGTGCTGAACGAGACCCCAGACGGAGTCATCGGTACCGGAATTGAAGTCACCCGGGCCAACCCGACCGCCGGCATCTGGCAGCTCACCCTCGAGTTGGTGAACCCAGTGCTGGGCACCAGGCTCCCGGAGGATTACTCCGGTGTCGCGAGACTCTCGACCACTCCGGTGAACGCCGCCGGAGTGCCCAACAGCGCCGGCTCGGTGATCAGCAAGCACAACGGCTCCACGCAGACGATCACCATTCACAACACCGGTCCGCAGGCGCAGACCTACTTCCTCGACCCCCGTGGGCAGTCGGAGCAGACGTATCCGTTGGTGGCGGCCGAGGCGGCGACGACCGACCCGTTCACCGCGAGCATCGCGCTGCCGCTGCCGAGTGAGAGCGTGCCGGGCTGGCTGGTGCCGACCGAGGGGTCGAAGCTGGTCGTCGGAGCCTCGGCGACCGATCCGATCACCTTCGACATCATGCCGCTGGATAGCCCGACCGCCCTGAACGCACCGAGCAGCCCGGATATCGAGTCGAGCACCGGCACCGGGGCGACGGCGGTTCACACCGCCTCGCCGATCGCTTCGGCGCTCTGGGCGGCCTTCCCGTCGCTGATCGGCCCGGCACCGGCTGACGGTTCAGCTCCCGGTAGCGTCAGCATGCAGGCGACCATCAAGGCCCGGACGTTCTACGCCGACTACACCTCGAGCACCGGCGACCCGCTGCTGGCCACCGTCTCGGCCTCGCCTCCGGCCGCGGCGCCGGTGACGGTACCAGCGGGCGGGAGCGCAACGGTGACGCTGCACCTCAACCCGACGGCAACCGTCGGGTCGATCGAGCGGGGGACGATCTTCGTCGACACCCTGCAGCCCTTCGCCGCTGTTGGGACCTCCGGCTACGCCGATGAGGTTGCCTCCGTACCGTTCACCTTCCGGGTGGGTGTCTAG
- the soxR gene encoding redox-sensitive transcriptional activator SoxR, giving the protein MKTTDSLTVAEVSHRSGFAASALRYYEREGLIPATRTGGGQRRYERSVLRRLAFIRAARNVGLSLDEVRAELARLPEGRTPTKADWGRISRDWRERLDEQIAALEALRDGLQSCIGCGCLSMQRCAVSNPGDMIAAAVPAGGAAYLPPLLRAQRDERVD; this is encoded by the coding sequence ATGAAGACGACTGATTCGCTCACCGTCGCCGAGGTGTCGCACCGCAGCGGCTTCGCCGCCTCCGCGCTTCGCTACTACGAACGCGAGGGGCTCATCCCGGCCACCCGCACCGGCGGCGGTCAGCGCCGCTATGAACGCAGCGTGCTACGCCGGCTGGCCTTCATCCGGGCGGCGCGCAATGTCGGCCTGAGCCTGGACGAGGTACGGGCCGAACTGGCCCGCCTCCCCGAAGGCCGGACCCCGACCAAGGCCGACTGGGGGCGCATCTCCCGCGATTGGCGTGAACGTCTGGATGAACAGATCGCCGCCTTGGAGGCACTCCGGGACGGGCTACAGAGCTGCATCGGCTGTGGTTGCCTGTCCATGCAACGCTGCGCCGTCTCCAACCCCGGCGACATGATCGCCGCCGCGGTCCCGGCCGGGGGGGCGGCGTACCTGCCGCCGCTACTGCGCGCCCAACGGGATGAGAGGGTCGACTGA
- a CDS encoding SRPBCC family protein, which translates to MSDTITPSQAHATFVIERNYPAPVAKVWAALSENDARDQWFGGGDAFDVKAKSHEFRVGGHAVEEGQWHGGPRSKFASTYTDIVELNRIVFTYDMWIDGQHLSTSLTTIAVEPDGDGTRLTYTEQGVHFDGLDTFETREEGSRGILDQLGAYLAKS; encoded by the coding sequence GTGAGCGACACCATCACCCCCAGCCAGGCCCACGCGACCTTCGTCATCGAGCGGAACTATCCGGCCCCGGTCGCCAAGGTCTGGGCCGCCCTCTCGGAGAACGACGCCCGTGACCAGTGGTTCGGCGGCGGAGACGCCTTCGATGTCAAGGCCAAGTCCCACGAGTTCCGGGTCGGCGGTCACGCCGTCGAAGAGGGCCAGTGGCACGGCGGCCCGAGGTCGAAGTTCGCCTCGACCTACACCGACATCGTCGAGCTGAATCGAATCGTCTTCACCTACGACATGTGGATCGACGGGCAGCATCTCTCCACGTCACTCACCACCATCGCGGTCGAACCGGACGGCGACGGCACCCGACTCACCTACACCGAGCAGGGCGTGCACTTCGACGGCCTGGACACCTTCGAGACCCGCGAAGAGGGCAGCCGCGGCATCCTCGACCAGCTCGGCGCGTACCTGGCCAAGTCCTGA
- a CDS encoding DMT family transporter, whose protein sequence is MQPLGTTEPLGTTEGPSTSEARLGPSSRVSSGLLSLVIAGLLWGTGGITGRALADSAHLSPIAVAAYRLGVGGALVVISLLATGQRPPRGAAAWRRILAVAVLAAVFQAAYFSAVAVGTVSVATLVAIGSSPVFVLLYESVRHRRLPQRRATMVVVLALIGLTMLVGVPAGGQSMPKELACAGLAAFSGLTFAAFTLLGRRPLVGVDERGVTGYGFGLGGLLLAPVAALSGGLGFTVSPENLGLLTLLAIAPTALAYTLFFRGLRTVAASTATVVALLEPLTGTLLSIALLGERLSPAGYAGALLLGGAIVISARTQTAPTSGGV, encoded by the coding sequence ATGCAACCACTGGGCACCACAGAACCACTGGGCACTACAGAAGGACCGAGCACTTCAGAAGCACGTCTGGGCCCATCATCCCGTGTCTCATCGGGTCTTCTCTCACTCGTCATCGCCGGCCTGCTCTGGGGCACCGGCGGCATCACCGGAAGGGCGCTGGCCGACTCCGCGCACCTGTCGCCGATCGCTGTCGCGGCCTACCGCCTCGGAGTGGGGGGTGCGCTGGTCGTTATCTCGCTGCTCGCGACCGGGCAGCGACCACCCCGAGGGGCGGCGGCCTGGCGGAGGATTCTCGCCGTGGCGGTGTTGGCCGCGGTCTTCCAGGCCGCGTACTTCTCGGCGGTGGCGGTCGGCACGGTCAGCGTCGCCACCCTGGTGGCGATCGGATCCTCGCCCGTCTTCGTGCTGCTCTACGAAAGCGTCCGGCACCGGCGACTTCCGCAGCGACGCGCGACTATGGTCGTGGTGCTGGCGCTGATCGGGCTGACGATGCTGGTCGGTGTGCCGGCCGGAGGGCAGAGCATGCCGAAGGAGTTGGCCTGCGCCGGGCTGGCCGCCTTCTCCGGTCTCACCTTCGCCGCCTTCACCCTCCTCGGACGTCGACCCCTGGTCGGTGTCGACGAGCGTGGCGTGACCGGCTACGGGTTCGGCCTCGGTGGTCTGCTGCTGGCGCCGGTCGCTGCCCTCAGCGGAGGTCTCGGCTTCACGGTTTCACCCGAGAATCTCGGACTACTGACGCTACTGGCCATCGCGCCGACCGCGCTGGCGTACACCCTGTTCTTCCGCGGGCTGCGAACGGTCGCGGCCTCCACCGCCACGGTGGTGGCGCTGTTGGAGCCGCTGACCGGCACGCTGCTGTCCATCGCGCTTCTCGGCGAACGACTCTCGCCGGCCGGTTACGCCGGCGCGCTGCTGCTTGGCGGGGCCATCGTGATCTCAGCTCGGACGCAGACCGCCCCGACGAGCGGCGGCGTCTGA
- a CDS encoding maleylpyruvate isomerase N-terminal domain-containing protein, whose amino-acid sequence MRPELAPLRFAYSDLGVVALSLSERDSWCGTGCPGWSVRDLFVHLLGDAQRALVALATPADRPADRTASSYWIDSPGQEDPESRGLRSVRTMAAAWRLEYLAATYAETTRAVLTLAERSDSESVVATQGHALQVGDLIDTLTVEAGLHHLDLLTELDRPGPNARVLATIRRTLDGLLGHPAPSTWDDLTWARIGSGRSELSAADRAALGPDADRFPLIK is encoded by the coding sequence GTGCGACCTGAATTGGCCCCGCTCCGCTTCGCGTACTCCGACCTCGGCGTGGTAGCGCTCTCGCTTAGTGAGCGGGACTCCTGGTGCGGCACGGGCTGCCCCGGCTGGTCGGTCCGCGACCTCTTCGTGCATCTGCTGGGCGACGCGCAGCGGGCGCTGGTCGCGCTGGCCACGCCGGCTGACCGGCCGGCTGATCGAACCGCCAGCAGTTACTGGATCGACTCTCCGGGCCAGGAGGATCCGGAGTCGCGCGGCCTGCGATCAGTCCGCACGATGGCCGCGGCCTGGCGGCTGGAGTACCTGGCCGCCACCTACGCCGAGACGACCAGAGCCGTCCTCACCCTCGCTGAACGCTCGGACTCCGAGAGCGTGGTCGCCACACAGGGGCACGCCCTTCAGGTCGGTGACCTCATCGACACCCTGACCGTTGAGGCCGGACTGCATCACCTGGACCTGCTGACCGAGCTGGATCGTCCGGGGCCGAACGCCCGCGTGCTGGCGACGATCCGGCGCACCCTGGACGGGCTGCTCGGCCACCCGGCGCCATCCACCTGGGATGACCTGACCTGGGCCCGCATCGGGTCGGGACGCAGCGAGCTCTCAGCGGCGGATCGGGCCGCCCTCGGCCCCGACGCCGACCGGTTTCCGCTTATCAAGTAA
- a CDS encoding acetamidase/formamidase family protein: protein MGSGAGSFHLTSQQRHLAWDNSLPPALVVEAGDELTLELGDSSGGQLVETDDASALARFDMSRVNPCTGPVRVEGLLAGDDLVVSILAIEPREWAWTANIPGFGLLSDDFPDPHLWISKVHDSVVSLPIGVELPARPMIGTIGVAPKAAGTSPLLVPTEAGGNMDIAQLGAGTVLHLPAQVDGGLLSAGDAHAVQGDGEVCGTGAELAATLTVRVEVGAQGRTLQSPWFAHSAPPAAAAWIATTGIAPNLFEASRAATRRAVDLVVKGTGLAPVEAYLLLSLTGELRISEIVDVPNWVVSMHVPADIAGWTG from the coding sequence ATGGGCTCGGGTGCCGGCTCGTTTCACCTGACGTCGCAGCAGCGCCACTTGGCCTGGGACAACTCGCTGCCGCCGGCGCTGGTCGTCGAGGCGGGTGACGAGCTGACACTCGAACTCGGCGACTCCTCCGGCGGCCAGCTGGTTGAGACCGACGATGCGTCGGCGCTGGCCCGCTTCGACATGAGCCGGGTCAACCCCTGCACCGGGCCCGTCCGGGTGGAGGGCCTGCTGGCCGGTGACGACCTCGTGGTGTCCATCCTGGCGATCGAGCCGCGGGAGTGGGCCTGGACGGCGAACATCCCCGGATTCGGGTTGCTCAGTGACGACTTCCCCGACCCCCATCTCTGGATCTCGAAGGTGCACGACTCAGTGGTGTCGCTGCCGATCGGGGTGGAACTGCCGGCGCGGCCGATGATCGGCACGATCGGCGTTGCCCCGAAGGCCGCCGGCACCTCGCCGCTGCTCGTGCCGACCGAGGCCGGGGGCAACATGGACATTGCGCAGCTCGGCGCCGGGACGGTGCTGCACCTGCCGGCGCAGGTCGACGGCGGCCTGCTCTCGGCCGGCGACGCGCATGCGGTCCAGGGTGACGGCGAGGTCTGCGGCACCGGGGCTGAACTGGCCGCCACACTAACGGTCCGGGTGGAGGTCGGCGCCCAGGGGCGGACGCTGCAGTCGCCGTGGTTCGCGCATTCGGCTCCCCCCGCGGCGGCGGCGTGGATCGCCACGACCGGGATCGCGCCGAACCTCTTCGAGGCGTCGCGGGCCGCCACCCGTCGCGCCGTGGATCTGGTGGTGAAAGGAACCGGCCTCGCCCCGGTCGAGGCTTACCTGCTGCTGAGCCTCACCGGTGAGCTGCGGATCTCGGAGATCGTCGATGTGCCGAATTGGGTCGTGAGCATGCATGTTCCGGCCGATATCGCCGGCTGGACCGGATAG
- a CDS encoding S-adenosylmethionine:tRNA ribosyltransferase-isomerase codes for MTALLPTPTTIFRLTDDLTAAEPPEQRGLSRDGVRLLVAQHRPDQLEHISHHRFRELPDFLGAGDLLVVNNSETLAGEIEGSWRHSEPVIVHFATGLDDGTWVVELRSAPDGAAPVLTATAGEVVRLPQQLTLRLIEAYGGIAASPTGEGNRLWRAEVDSAVAVAVYLARYGRPISYGYLRRHWPLRDYQTVFSREPGSAEMPSAGRPFTTELVTELVSRGVGLAPITLHTGVSSQDAGEPPQPERFEVGASTARLVNQTRRAGGRVVAVGTTVTRALESAADDAGEVQPCSGWTEHIVGGENPARVVTGLITGLHNPEASHLLLVESVAGARLTQLAYDAAVAHRYLWHEFGDSCLLLP; via the coding sequence ATGACCGCACTCCTCCCGACGCCCACGACGATCTTCCGCCTCACCGACGACCTGACCGCGGCCGAGCCGCCGGAGCAGCGCGGCCTGTCCCGCGACGGTGTTCGCCTGCTCGTGGCCCAGCACCGGCCCGACCAACTGGAGCACATTTCGCACCACCGCTTCCGGGAGCTACCCGACTTTCTCGGGGCCGGGGACCTGCTGGTGGTGAACAACTCCGAGACGCTGGCCGGTGAGATCGAAGGGAGTTGGCGGCACTCCGAACCGGTCATCGTGCACTTCGCGACCGGCCTGGACGACGGCACCTGGGTGGTGGAGTTACGAAGCGCCCCGGACGGGGCTGCGCCGGTCCTCACCGCTACCGCGGGTGAGGTAGTCCGGCTGCCGCAGCAGCTGACGCTTCGCCTCATCGAGGCCTACGGCGGTATCGCCGCGTCGCCGACGGGGGAGGGGAATCGTCTCTGGCGGGCCGAGGTCGACTCTGCGGTGGCGGTGGCGGTGTATCTCGCCCGCTACGGACGCCCGATCAGCTACGGCTACCTGCGCCGGCACTGGCCACTGCGGGACTATCAGACGGTCTTCTCGCGGGAACCCGGGAGTGCTGAGATGCCGAGCGCCGGCCGTCCGTTCACCACCGAACTGGTCACCGAACTGGTGAGTCGTGGCGTCGGTCTCGCACCGATCACGCTGCATACCGGGGTCTCGTCGCAGGACGCGGGGGAGCCGCCGCAGCCGGAGCGGTTCGAGGTCGGCGCGTCGACGGCACGGTTGGTGAACCAGACCAGACGGGCCGGCGGGCGGGTGGTCGCGGTCGGAACGACGGTGACCCGGGCGCTGGAGTCGGCCGCGGACGACGCCGGCGAAGTGCAGCCCTGCTCGGGCTGGACCGAGCACATCGTCGGCGGCGAGAATCCGGCTCGGGTCGTCACCGGACTGATTACGGGTCTGCACAACCCGGAGGCCTCGCACCTGCTGCTCGTCGAGTCGGTGGCCGGTGCCCGCCTGACCCAGCTCGCCTACGACGCCGCGGTGGCTCACCGCTATCTGTGGCACGAGTTCGGCGACTCCTGCCTGCTGCTGCCGTAG
- a CDS encoding GNAT family N-acetyltransferase: MVSIAKFDPGDRTEWERLFVAYNVFYEQSYEPSMYDRAWALFQQDSVMHAYGATVDGKLVGFTHFLVHASTTAPDVCYLEDLYTDPTIRGRGVGRALIEAVTEWARARQCSRVYWLTRETNSTARRLYDQVADNSGFIVYEIPL, encoded by the coding sequence ATGGTGAGTATCGCCAAGTTCGATCCGGGCGATCGAACCGAGTGGGAGCGACTCTTCGTGGCCTACAACGTCTTCTACGAGCAGAGCTACGAGCCGTCGATGTACGACCGAGCCTGGGCGCTCTTCCAGCAGGACAGCGTCATGCACGCGTACGGTGCGACGGTTGACGGGAAGTTGGTCGGCTTCACCCACTTCCTCGTCCACGCCAGCACGACGGCACCCGACGTCTGTTACCTGGAGGATCTCTACACCGACCCCACCATTCGCGGACGCGGCGTCGGGCGGGCCCTGATCGAGGCCGTCACCGAGTGGGCCCGCGCTCGCCAATGTAGCCGCGTCTACTGGCTAACCCGGGAGACGAACAGCACGGCCCGCCGGCTCTACGATCAGGTCGCCGATAACTCCGGCTTCATCGTCTACGAGATTCCGCTGTAA
- a CDS encoding VOC family protein, with protein MPPTDGLTLRQFVLDSTDARGLAEFYRLLLGIPYREGDERPDGAESSENGEDFIVLMNPAGGARLAFQQVEQLPEPTWPEGPIPQMGHLDLQVSSREALDAAHRRATSLGARLLRDLADDPQEPIRIYADLSGHPFCIFLASD; from the coding sequence ATGCCGCCAACCGATGGACTAACCCTCCGGCAATTCGTCCTGGACAGCACCGACGCCCGCGGACTGGCCGAGTTCTACCGCCTTCTACTGGGCATTCCCTACCGCGAGGGGGATGAGCGACCCGACGGCGCCGAGTCCAGCGAGAACGGCGAGGACTTCATCGTTCTGATGAATCCGGCCGGCGGTGCGCGACTTGCCTTCCAGCAGGTCGAGCAGTTGCCGGAGCCGACCTGGCCGGAGGGACCCATCCCACAGATGGGGCATCTGGATCTGCAGGTCAGCAGCCGGGAGGCGCTCGATGCCGCCCACCGACGAGCGACCTCGCTCGGCGCTCGGCTACTTCGCGACCTGGCCGACGATCCGCAGGAACCGATCCGGATCTACGCCGATCTCTCCGGTCACCCCTTCTGCATCTTCCTGGCGTCGGACTAA
- a CDS encoding VOC family protein — protein sequence MEILWLAAFADVPASELAEVVAFWEAVTRTRAGTAQGRHGQFVPLAGTGESPHLWIQRVERPAGAVSWHPDLYVDDLEEAAIRAADLGAQTTRSVPNLVTLSSPAGQQFCLVSADLSADGPYLRAQPRVWPDGQRSLLDQLSLDIPIAAFASETRFWSLLTGWEQHSGSLAEFDYLQRPPHIPLRLLLQRLGVEDDDGVDDLEPPHAHVDFACDDFEEERRRHERLGATTIRTTKYWVTLRDPVGLLYCITSRNPEES from the coding sequence ATGGAGATTCTCTGGTTGGCCGCATTCGCCGACGTCCCCGCGTCAGAGCTGGCCGAAGTGGTCGCCTTCTGGGAAGCGGTGACCCGGACCCGCGCCGGCACGGCACAGGGGCGCCACGGCCAATTCGTTCCGCTGGCCGGCACCGGGGAGTCCCCGCACCTGTGGATCCAACGGGTGGAGCGTCCAGCCGGCGCCGTGAGCTGGCACCCCGACCTCTACGTCGACGACCTCGAGGAGGCCGCCATCCGCGCCGCCGACCTCGGGGCGCAGACAACCCGGTCGGTTCCGAATCTGGTCACGCTGAGCTCCCCGGCCGGCCAGCAGTTCTGCCTGGTCAGCGCGGACCTCAGCGCCGATGGACCATACCTGCGGGCGCAGCCTCGGGTCTGGCCTGATGGTCAGCGCAGTCTCCTTGACCAGCTCAGCCTGGATATCCCGATCGCCGCGTTCGCGAGCGAGACACGCTTCTGGAGCCTGCTCACCGGGTGGGAGCAGCATTCCGGCTCGCTCGCCGAGTTCGATTACCTGCAGCGCCCACCGCACATCCCGCTGCGTCTGCTGCTGCAACGGCTGGGGGTCGAAGACGACGACGGCGTCGATGACCTGGAGCCACCGCACGCCCACGTCGACTTCGCCTGCGACGACTTCGAGGAGGAGCGGCGCCGCCACGAGCGGCTGGGCGCCACGACCATCCGCACCACCAAATATTGGGTGACGCTGCGAGATCCGGTCGGCCTGCTCTACTGCATCACCAGCCGCAACCCCGAGGAGAGCTGA
- a CDS encoding pyridoxamine 5'-phosphate oxidase family protein — translation MRLMDATDPDFTQFWSERALSSLTTIRPDGTPHVVPVGVTVDPAAGTAWVITSGTSQKARLVAAAGGDGLAAAACQVDGRRWSTLEGRAFLRDDPATVAEAVRRYALRYKQPRENPRRVVLEIVVSRVLGNV, via the coding sequence ATGAGGCTGATGGACGCGACGGACCCCGACTTCACCCAGTTCTGGAGCGAACGGGCACTGAGTAGCCTGACCACGATTCGCCCGGACGGCACTCCCCATGTCGTTCCGGTTGGCGTGACGGTGGACCCGGCCGCCGGCACCGCGTGGGTGATCACCTCGGGCACCTCGCAGAAGGCCAGGCTGGTGGCCGCCGCCGGCGGTGATGGCCTGGCCGCCGCCGCCTGCCAGGTCGACGGGCGACGCTGGTCCACCCTGGAGGGGCGCGCCTTTCTCCGTGATGACCCGGCGACCGTCGCTGAGGCCGTCCGGCGCTACGCCCTGCGCTACAAGCAGCCCCGGGAGAACCCGCGCCGAGTGGTTCTGGAGATCGTCGTCTCCCGCGTGCTGGGCAACGTCTAG
- a CDS encoding SDR family NAD(P)-dependent oxidoreductase translates to MANSEENRVALITGASAGLGRALADALAARGWRLIIDARHPERLGRVAAALQAYADRPRRTVWAIEGSVVDLAHRDQLVAAVAEAGRLDLLVNNASTLGPTPLPPLHDLDLPAFRAVLETNLLAPLALIQQLRSSLRRDAVIVNISSDAAVEAYPGWGAYGAAKAALDHLTRTLAAEDGSHYWYAIDPGDMRTEMHQAAFPGEDISDRPRPESVVPQLLGLLDPESGAELPSGRYRAADLAHPASSDKFIR, encoded by the coding sequence ATGGCCAATTCAGAAGAGAACCGCGTGGCGCTGATCACCGGCGCCTCGGCCGGACTGGGGCGGGCCCTGGCCGACGCCCTGGCTGCCCGTGGTTGGCGGCTGATCATCGACGCGCGCCACCCCGAACGGCTCGGACGGGTGGCGGCGGCGCTTCAGGCCTATGCTGACCGGCCGCGCCGCACCGTCTGGGCCATCGAGGGGAGCGTCGTCGACCTCGCCCATCGCGATCAGCTCGTCGCCGCGGTCGCCGAAGCGGGGCGTCTCGACCTGCTGGTGAACAACGCGAGCACCCTCGGGCCGACCCCGCTGCCACCGCTGCACGATCTGGATCTGCCGGCCTTCCGGGCGGTGCTGGAGACGAACCTGCTCGCGCCGCTGGCCCTGATTCAGCAGTTGCGCAGCAGCCTTCGGCGCGACGCGGTGATTGTGAACATCTCCTCCGATGCCGCAGTCGAGGCCTACCCCGGCTGGGGAGCCTACGGGGCCGCGAAGGCCGCGCTCGATCACCTGACCCGCACGCTGGCCGCCGAGGACGGCTCCCATTATTGGTACGCCATCGACCCCGGTGACATGCGCACCGAGATGCATCAGGCGGCCTTCCCGGGCGAGGACATCTCCGACCGTCCGCGGCCGGAGTCGGTGGTGCCCCAACTGCTGGGGCTGCTCGATCCGGAATCGGGCGCTGAACTGCCCAGCGGTCGCTACCGGGCGGCTGACCTGGCTCACCCTGCTTCATCCGATAAATTCATCCGCTAA
- a CDS encoding helix-turn-helix transcriptional regulator, translating into MPKYEAQLDLLFRALGDATRRAIVERLARGPASVSDLARPFDMALPTVVQHLGVLETAGVVTSSKVGRVRTYQLSVAALTPAAEWMGRQRLLAEQRLDRLGQLLDPSDNPEK; encoded by the coding sequence GTGCCTAAGTATGAAGCACAACTCGATCTGCTCTTCCGGGCTCTCGGCGACGCGACCCGGCGGGCGATCGTCGAGCGGCTGGCCCGCGGACCGGCATCGGTCAGCGATCTGGCTCGCCCCTTCGACATGGCACTGCCCACCGTCGTTCAGCACCTAGGCGTGCTGGAGACGGCCGGGGTCGTCACCTCGAGCAAAGTCGGGCGGGTACGCACTTATCAGCTCTCGGTGGCGGCATTGACCCCAGCCGCCGAATGGATGGGGCGGCAGCGCCTGCTGGCCGAACAGCGACTGGACCGTCTCGGTCAACTACTTGATCCAAGCGATAACCCTGAGAAATAA